From Pseudothermotoga thermarum DSM 5069, a single genomic window includes:
- the mraY gene encoding phospho-N-acetylmuramoyl-pentapeptide-transferase codes for MLKVLVSFIVSVSLYPFLIKAFKKWKIGQFIREEGPDLHNYKAGTPTMGGILFVTVAVVGCLFSRLYIDALALAMFGFVGFLDDFLSVRRKKALGLRAWQKFSLQVVFATVLYLLIKPESYVAISKFGKIELGGFYPIFAVLLISGFSNAVNLTDGLDGLAGTIYLITAVFYWISLKGKVDSLLYSLVAVMAFLFYNVKPAKIFMGDTGALALGGLLGTIAVRTKSEMFLIALSPIFLVEVISVIMQVTSFKLFKRRIFKMSPLHHHFELLGWKEERVVQIFALVNILFATVVLAEVYGI; via the coding sequence ATGTTAAAAGTTTTGGTTTCCTTTATCGTTTCAGTGAGCTTGTATCCGTTTTTGATTAAAGCTTTCAAAAAATGGAAAATAGGGCAGTTCATAAGAGAGGAAGGGCCTGACCTGCACAACTACAAAGCAGGAACTCCAACCATGGGTGGGATATTGTTTGTAACTGTGGCAGTCGTGGGATGCTTGTTTTCGCGTTTGTACATAGATGCTTTAGCGTTGGCTATGTTTGGTTTTGTTGGATTTTTGGATGACTTTCTGAGCGTAAGAAGAAAAAAAGCCCTAGGCCTTAGAGCATGGCAAAAGTTTTCACTGCAGGTTGTTTTTGCAACTGTGCTTTATCTTTTGATCAAACCGGAAAGCTATGTCGCCATTTCAAAATTTGGAAAGATTGAACTTGGAGGCTTTTATCCTATTTTTGCCGTGCTTTTGATCAGCGGCTTTAGCAACGCCGTTAATTTAACCGATGGGCTCGATGGTTTGGCTGGAACAATCTATTTAATAACCGCTGTTTTTTATTGGATATCTTTGAAAGGAAAAGTGGATTCATTGCTTTACAGCCTGGTCGCGGTTATGGCTTTTTTGTTTTACAACGTAAAACCTGCGAAAATTTTCATGGGGGATACAGGTGCACTTGCGTTGGGAGGATTGCTTGGAACAATTGCAGTGCGCACCAAATCCGAAATGTTTTTGATAGCTTTATCTCCTATTTTTCTTGTCGAAGTGATAAGCGTCATAATGCAGGTTACCAGTTTTAAACTGTTTAAACGCAGAATTTTCAAAATGTCCCCGTTGCACCATCATTTTGAACTTTTGGGTTGGAAAGAAGAAAGGGTTGTACAGATTTTCGCACTTGTAAACATTCTCTTTGCAACAGTTGTTTTGGCGGAGGTATATGGAATTTGA
- the acpP gene encoding acyl carrier protein, translating to MSRQEVLEKVTKIIAEKLGISESEVKETSKLIDDLNADSLDLVDLVMAVEENFGVKIDDSDLDKITTVKDVVDYILSKS from the coding sequence ATGAGCAGACAAGAAGTGCTTGAAAAAGTGACCAAAATCATTGCCGAAAAACTTGGTATTTCAGAATCCGAAGTGAAAGAAACAAGCAAACTCATCGATGATCTAAACGCAGATTCTTTGGATTTGGTCGACCTTGTGATGGCTGTTGAAGAAAACTTTGGTGTTAAAATCGACGACTCAGATTTGGACAAAATAACAACGGTAAAAGATGTGGTAGATTACATACTTTCCAAATCCTGA
- a CDS encoding DUF72 domain-containing protein yields the protein MIYIGTSGYHFEDWIGTVYPQNIKGSEMLSYYYAVLGFKAVEINYTYYRLPSYKTTVSMLRRTPPDFVFAVKLPASVTHEGWKNQKIPVDDLKNTFQALQPMLEEGRLKAFLAQFPYSFKFSEQNMDYLASLRQMIKEPLAVEFRHNSWDNEVTFDFLKKYELTYVVVDEPQIRALFPYKPAWTTKIAYFRFHGRNEQWFEAPEGERYNYDYNETELSKFAQDILTASKETSDVFAFFNNCYRGKAVKNAISLRKMIEEKLF from the coding sequence TTGATTTACATAGGAACCAGTGGTTATCATTTCGAAGATTGGATCGGAACGGTTTATCCCCAAAACATAAAAGGTTCTGAAATGCTTTCTTATTATTACGCAGTACTTGGCTTTAAAGCGGTAGAAATCAACTACACCTATTACAGACTCCCAAGTTATAAAACAACCGTTTCAATGCTCAGACGAACTCCCCCAGATTTTGTCTTCGCCGTTAAATTACCTGCTTCGGTTACACACGAAGGTTGGAAAAATCAAAAAATTCCAGTTGATGATCTAAAAAATACCTTTCAAGCTTTACAACCGATGTTGGAAGAAGGAAGATTAAAAGCTTTTTTAGCGCAATTTCCATATAGTTTCAAATTCAGCGAGCAAAACATGGATTACCTTGCAAGCCTCAGACAGATGATAAAAGAACCATTGGCAGTTGAGTTCAGGCATAACTCCTGGGACAACGAAGTTACCTTTGACTTTTTGAAAAAATATGAATTAACTTACGTTGTCGTTGACGAACCTCAGATAAGAGCTCTTTTCCCTTACAAGCCAGCTTGGACGACGAAGATTGCTTACTTTAGGTTTCACGGCAGAAACGAGCAATGGTTTGAAGCCCCAGAAGGAGAAAGGTACAACTACGACTACAACGAAACAGAACTTTCAAAATTTGCCCAAGACATATTAACTGCAAGCAAGGAAACTTCTGATGTTTTCGCCTTCTTCAACAACTGTTATCGTGGCAAAGCGGTCAAAAATGCCATATCCCTTAGAAAAATGATAGAAGAAAAGCTTTTTTGA
- a CDS encoding deoxyribonuclease IV produces the protein MVKVGAHMPIALGFEKVPKLTVEVGGNAFQIFPHSPRTWTAKIPDKKVCNQFKAEMEKYGISFDAAFCHTGYLINLASPREDVWKKSVELFILEGKICQALGIKYLNVHPGSHLGFGIEVGIDNIVKALDLFLQQVKDVFVLLENTSPKGGNIGYNFSQMKSILSKVSDPSRIMLTYDTCHGFDSGYDITNKDGVRKLLDEIDKEVGFWRVKMIHLNDSKAPLGKPMDRHENIGKGTIGIDGFKCFLSFEEIRAIPLILETPQEEDMYRKEIALIKSLVGEMQA, from the coding sequence ATGGTGAAAGTGGGAGCTCATATGCCAATCGCTTTAGGTTTTGAAAAGGTACCGAAGTTGACAGTTGAAGTTGGAGGAAATGCCTTTCAAATTTTTCCCCACAGTCCAAGAACTTGGACTGCAAAAATTCCTGACAAGAAAGTTTGCAATCAATTCAAAGCCGAGATGGAAAAATATGGTATATCCTTCGATGCGGCTTTTTGCCATACCGGTTATCTGATAAACCTTGCAAGCCCAAGGGAAGATGTGTGGAAAAAATCCGTTGAATTGTTCATACTCGAAGGGAAAATATGTCAAGCTTTGGGGATAAAGTATCTCAACGTTCATCCTGGAAGCCATCTTGGTTTTGGAATAGAAGTTGGCATTGACAACATCGTTAAAGCTTTGGATTTGTTCCTTCAACAGGTGAAGGATGTTTTTGTGCTTCTTGAAAACACATCACCAAAAGGTGGAAACATTGGATACAACTTTTCACAGATGAAATCGATTTTAAGCAAAGTATCAGATCCTTCGAGAATAATGCTCACTTACGATACGTGTCATGGTTTTGATTCAGGTTACGACATAACGAACAAAGACGGGGTAAGAAAACTCTTAGACGAGATAGATAAAGAAGTAGGTTTTTGGCGCGTGAAGATGATTCATTTGAACGATTCAAAGGCACCACTTGGAAAACCAATGGATCGGCATGAAAACATAGGAAAAGGCACCATAGGAATTGATGGATTCAAATGTTTCTTGAGCTTTGAGGAAATTAGGGCAATTCCGCTTATCCTTGAAACTCCACAGGAAGAAGATATGTACCGCAAAGAGATAGCTTTGATCAAATCTTTGGTTGGAGAGATGCAAGCTTGA
- a CDS encoding Rqc2 family fibronectin-binding protein: MIDGFVLRKVTDELQSLRSERLRQIYQYEKFVLYLYFESSVVRICLQPLLQHVCLTQKEDFSDHHPSNFVMLLRSRLRNGKLIEIDQHELDRILFFTIDKIDEVGQRHEYKLYVELFGTHSNLVLVEDGIVIDCFREVKSTARQVVKGEPYTLPTRSLNPLKIDYADFQLSSFEKVSKYIQSTFYGFSKILVNEILHRAGVSDLPISALSEKEKALLKHAFFSIIDDFYKSQVCVYSLEEKFILSCIPLTMPFARKLKCFESPSAAVDGLYQIESKRQKAKKLSEELRKAVEDMIQKEEKLIESVENEIKECEKMNEYFKFGELLKYASESDRQGDQALVFDWYTGQKVCIPLVKGKSVKESSQHYFELYKKMKEKLPVLKAKLDRAKSRLDYLKNLKKQIESSEDLEVLEGIKEELFPQKKRSDQRAEDKPGFRIFQYEGFTIVVGRNNKQNDELVRKSSSKDIWLHAQGIPGAHVVIKVQDKVPPESVIRFAAGLAAYYSNARYSSNVPVDYTEVKNVYKPKGFPPGKVLYTNFSTVFVDPLSVEQFVQKAD, encoded by the coding sequence TTGATAGACGGTTTTGTACTTAGAAAAGTAACCGATGAACTTCAAAGCTTGAGATCAGAGCGACTTAGGCAAATTTATCAGTATGAGAAATTTGTTTTATACCTTTACTTTGAAAGTTCGGTTGTTAGAATCTGTTTGCAACCGTTGCTGCAACATGTTTGTTTAACGCAGAAAGAAGACTTTTCAGATCATCATCCTTCGAATTTCGTGATGCTTCTTCGCTCAAGGTTGAGAAATGGGAAACTCATCGAAATTGACCAGCACGAGCTTGACAGGATATTGTTTTTCACGATCGACAAAATAGACGAAGTAGGCCAAAGGCACGAGTACAAACTTTACGTTGAACTTTTTGGTACGCACAGCAATCTTGTTCTTGTGGAAGATGGCATTGTGATCGACTGTTTTAGGGAAGTGAAAAGCACTGCAAGACAAGTTGTCAAAGGTGAGCCTTATACGCTTCCGACTAGAAGTTTAAATCCACTGAAAATTGATTATGCGGATTTTCAGTTGAGTTCTTTCGAAAAGGTCTCTAAGTACATTCAAAGCACTTTTTACGGTTTTTCAAAGATACTTGTCAACGAAATTTTGCATCGAGCAGGAGTAAGTGATCTTCCAATTTCTGCACTTTCAGAAAAGGAGAAAGCCTTGTTGAAACACGCTTTCTTTTCCATAATCGACGACTTCTATAAATCTCAAGTTTGCGTTTACTCGTTGGAAGAAAAGTTTATACTTTCCTGCATACCTTTGACCATGCCTTTTGCAAGAAAATTGAAATGTTTCGAAAGCCCTTCAGCTGCTGTTGATGGACTTTACCAAATAGAATCAAAAAGGCAAAAGGCAAAGAAACTTTCTGAAGAACTCAGAAAAGCCGTTGAGGATATGATTCAAAAGGAGGAGAAATTGATCGAATCAGTTGAGAATGAGATTAAAGAGTGTGAAAAGATGAATGAATACTTCAAATTTGGAGAATTGTTGAAATATGCATCCGAATCGGATAGACAAGGCGATCAGGCGCTTGTTTTTGATTGGTACACTGGTCAAAAGGTTTGTATTCCTCTTGTTAAAGGTAAATCAGTTAAGGAAAGCTCGCAGCATTACTTTGAGTTGTATAAGAAAATGAAGGAAAAATTACCTGTACTTAAGGCAAAATTAGATCGAGCGAAGTCAAGATTAGATTACCTAAAAAATTTGAAAAAACAAATAGAATCGAGCGAAGATTTAGAAGTACTTGAAGGTATAAAAGAAGAGCTTTTTCCGCAGAAAAAAAGAAGTGATCAACGCGCTGAGGATAAACCTGGATTTAGAATTTTCCAATATGAAGGATTCACGATAGTGGTTGGCAGAAACAACAAGCAGAACGATGAGCTGGTTAGAAAATCCAGCAGCAAAGATATATGGTTGCATGCTCAAGGAATCCCTGGAGCACATGTGGTGATAAAGGTACAAGACAAAGTTCCTCCAGAATCTGTGATACGTTTTGCCGCTGGTCTTGCAGCTTATTATTCCAACGCTCGTTATTCCAGCAATGTTCCTGTCGATTACACTGAAGTAAAAAACGTTTACAAACCAAAAGGATTTCCACCGGGTAAAGTTTTGTACACGAATTTCAGCACAGTGTTTGTAGATCCGCTGAGCGTTGAACAGTTTGTTCAAAAGGCAGATTAA
- a CDS encoding DUF4912 domain-containing protein has translation MTRKEILDFLSSQPSIQSAKAFAKKLGLKVKKRMKKQEVYKMLYQYADSLKEEEKPDFSQPVQQEGVQDIPTSYGSDRLVLLAVNPYLVHVFWDLSFSTYEKLAKTGNVVLRLYDVTFIIFDGTNAHRIFEAGVHLDMCKNYYFKVPMANADYLAELGYKKDNGEFIPVLRSNICRTPSAFPSSSDRQRWYVRGKPQIVTIGEVLIKPVEKISAVGGSFEETLSGRR, from the coding sequence ATGACGCGAAAAGAGATTCTCGATTTTTTATCATCCCAGCCGTCCATCCAATCTGCGAAAGCCTTTGCAAAAAAGCTCGGATTGAAAGTGAAAAAGCGCATGAAAAAACAAGAAGTTTACAAGATGCTTTATCAATACGCTGATTCCCTGAAGGAAGAAGAAAAACCAGATTTCTCGCAACCTGTTCAGCAAGAAGGTGTTCAAGATATTCCAACCTCTTATGGTTCAGATCGACTCGTTTTGCTCGCAGTTAATCCATATTTGGTCCATGTGTTTTGGGATCTATCTTTTTCCACGTACGAGAAACTTGCAAAAACAGGAAACGTTGTACTTAGACTTTACGATGTAACGTTCATTATTTTTGATGGAACAAATGCTCACAGAATTTTTGAAGCGGGAGTTCACCTAGACATGTGCAAAAACTATTATTTCAAAGTTCCAATGGCAAATGCCGATTATTTAGCGGAATTGGGTTATAAAAAAGATAATGGGGAATTTATCCCTGTACTTCGGTCAAACATATGTAGAACTCCATCCGCTTTTCCATCTTCTTCAGATAGACAAAGGTGGTATGTACGAGGAAAACCACAGATTGTAACGATTGGTGAGGTTTTGATCAAACCAGTTGAGAAAATAAGCGCTGTTGGAGGATCTTTTGAAGAGACTCTTTCAGGGAGGAGATAA
- a CDS encoding glycoside hydrolase family 57 protein — translation MKGYFCLVLHTHLPYVHHPEYEEFLEERWFFEAINETYIPLLMVFDRLAEKKIPFKITVSLTPPLLEMMSEKNLSEKFVKHTKKLIELCEKELNYVKSSEEKQLAMFYKKRFEDNLQYYESLSENLIEGFKKHATAGNLELITCNATHAYLPLLQHDKRSVEIQVKVGVEAFKQRVGYNPRGIWLAECGYYPGLDEILSKYGLKFFFVDSHAFWYADEKPKFGVYRPIMTSFGIFALARDPESSEQVWSATLGYPGDGRYREFYRDIGYDREYEYIKPYIDPSGVRVNTGIKYHKITSRETPLDKKEFYNRFEALKAAEEHAEDFLKKKIHQVERLFNIFGEPPLIVAPFDTELFGHWWFEGPEFIEAFFTKMAETRVLKPLTALEAIEKYDSYQILTPAESSWGNGGYHETWLNGKNDWIQLHIKELSERLYKHIDNFRNETDPLKFRLLNQMLREVLLLQSSDWPFLITTGTAEEYAVNRIKTHVKRFLDLEKQLLEDNIDEAYLTKVESIDSIFPWLDFRIHS, via the coding sequence ATGAAAGGATATTTTTGCCTAGTTTTACACACTCATCTTCCATACGTTCATCATCCTGAGTACGAAGAGTTTCTTGAAGAAAGGTGGTTTTTCGAAGCAATTAATGAAACTTACATACCTCTTTTGATGGTTTTTGATCGATTGGCTGAAAAGAAAATACCATTCAAAATCACCGTTTCATTGACTCCTCCTTTACTTGAAATGATGAGTGAGAAAAATCTTTCAGAAAAATTTGTCAAGCATACAAAGAAATTGATCGAACTTTGTGAGAAAGAACTGAATTATGTGAAGAGTTCAGAAGAGAAACAATTGGCGATGTTCTACAAAAAGAGGTTTGAAGATAACCTTCAGTACTATGAGTCTCTCTCTGAAAATCTAATCGAGGGTTTTAAAAAACATGCCACAGCTGGAAATTTGGAGCTTATAACTTGTAACGCAACGCACGCTTATCTTCCATTACTGCAGCACGACAAAAGATCTGTTGAAATTCAAGTGAAAGTTGGAGTGGAGGCTTTTAAACAAAGAGTTGGATACAACCCGAGGGGTATATGGCTTGCAGAATGTGGATATTATCCAGGCTTAGATGAAATCCTATCAAAATACGGTTTGAAATTTTTCTTCGTTGATTCACACGCCTTTTGGTATGCCGATGAAAAACCAAAGTTTGGGGTTTACAGACCCATTATGACATCATTTGGAATTTTTGCGCTTGCCAGGGATCCAGAATCCAGCGAGCAGGTTTGGAGCGCAACCTTGGGATATCCAGGTGATGGAAGGTACAGGGAATTTTACAGAGACATCGGTTATGATAGAGAGTATGAATACATAAAACCCTACATAGACCCATCTGGAGTCAGGGTCAACACTGGAATAAAGTATCACAAAATAACATCAAGGGAAACTCCTCTTGATAAAAAAGAATTTTACAACCGTTTCGAGGCTCTTAAAGCAGCTGAAGAACATGCAGAAGATTTCTTAAAAAAGAAAATTCATCAAGTCGAAAGACTTTTCAACATCTTTGGCGAACCACCGTTGATTGTAGCACCTTTCGATACAGAACTTTTTGGACATTGGTGGTTTGAAGGTCCAGAGTTCATAGAAGCTTTTTTCACAAAAATGGCAGAAACCCGCGTTTTAAAACCGCTTACAGCTTTGGAAGCAATTGAAAAATATGATTCTTATCAAATTTTAACTCCCGCTGAATCTTCCTGGGGCAACGGTGGTTATCACGAAACTTGGTTGAACGGAAAAAACGATTGGATTCAATTGCATATAAAAGAACTTTCTGAAAGGCTTTACAAGCACATTGATAATTTTAGGAATGAAACAGATCCCTTGAAATTTAGACTTCTCAACCAAATGCTAAGAGAAGTCCTTCTACTTCAATCCAGTGATTGGCCTTTCTTGATCACAACCGGTACAGCTGAGGAATATGCGGTTAACAGAATCAAAACACATGTGAAAAGATTTTTAGATTTGGAAAAGCAGCTTTTGGAGGATAATATAGATGAAGCGTATTTAACAAAGGTTGAGTCCATTGATTCAATCTTTCCTTGGTTGGATTTTAGAATTCATAGTTAA
- a CDS encoding 2-oxoacid:acceptor oxidoreductase family protein, which produces MPAKYFEVRWHSRAGQGAKSAAQLLAEAVLDMGKYAQAFPEYGAERSGAPMRAFNRISDEKITVHSAVENPDVVVVIDDTLLSPAVVVGLKKEGVLIVNTAHPIEFVRKKTGFEGKICIVRATDIALEELKRGIPNTVMLGTIARVTGLITLETAAQRIREMFERKLPEEMIQANLRALKRGYEEVTCSG; this is translated from the coding sequence GTGCCAGCAAAATATTTCGAAGTCAGATGGCATTCAAGGGCTGGACAAGGCGCCAAAAGTGCTGCTCAACTTTTAGCCGAAGCAGTCCTTGATATGGGAAAGTACGCGCAAGCTTTTCCAGAGTATGGTGCAGAAAGATCTGGTGCACCCATGAGAGCTTTCAACAGAATCAGTGACGAAAAAATCACAGTACATTCTGCAGTTGAAAATCCGGATGTCGTCGTGGTAATCGATGATACCTTGCTCTCACCTGCTGTTGTTGTGGGTTTGAAAAAAGAAGGCGTTTTGATAGTCAACACCGCACATCCTATAGAATTTGTGAGAAAGAAAACAGGTTTTGAAGGGAAAATATGCATTGTGAGAGCAACTGATATTGCGTTAGAAGAACTCAAAAGGGGTATTCCAAATACGGTGATGCTCGGAACTATCGCTAGAGTTACTGGGCTTATAACCCTAGAAACAGCAGCCCAGAGGATAAGAGAGATGTTCGAAAGAAAATTACCCGAAGAAATGATTCAAGCAAACTTGAGAGCACTGAAGCGAGGTTACGAGGAGGTGACTTGCAGTGGCTGA
- the porD gene encoding pyruvate synthase subunit PorD — MAELKGWKELPIAGLVIEPGTARKYKTGDWRVKRPVYDRSKCIDCMMCWFYCPDQAIIQENAVMKGINYFYCKGCGVCANVCPKKAIEMRPETEFITKEE, encoded by the coding sequence GTGGCTGAACTTAAGGGGTGGAAGGAACTGCCAATAGCTGGTCTAGTCATAGAACCTGGCACAGCTAGAAAATATAAAACTGGTGATTGGAGAGTCAAAAGACCTGTTTATGATAGATCAAAATGTATCGATTGCATGATGTGCTGGTTCTATTGTCCAGATCAAGCGATAATCCAAGAGAATGCTGTGATGAAGGGAATAAATTATTTCTATTGCAAAGGTTGTGGAGTTTGTGCAAACGTTTGCCCAAAGAAAGCTATCGAGATGAGACCAGAGACAGAGTTTATAACCAAGGAGGAATGA
- the porA gene encoding pyruvate synthase subunit PorA — MAKKMIQAITGAEAAAYAMKQIEPDVVAAYPITPQTPIVEYYAKFVADGLVKTEMIPVESEHSAMSAVVGAAAAGARAMTATSAVGLALMHEIVYIAASMRLPVVMHVVNRALSAPLNIHCDHSDAMAERDSGWIQLYCENAQEVYDLTILAVRLAEHEDVRLPVMVNQDGFIISHGVEPVELLPDEVVKAFVGELKPLYPLLDTDHPVTYGSLDLYDYYFEHKRQQIEAMKNVLKVFPQVAEEFYKISGRKYNFVEPYKMEDAQYVMVALGSTNGTIKYVVDELREKGHKVGLLKIWMFRPFPKAEIQRWLTGRKAVVVLDRSVSFGAEAPLYEAIKSALYEAASRPLLGSFVYGLGGRDINPDLIRYAFEKAMKHELVADQEMYLGLRE; from the coding sequence ATGGCTAAGAAAATGATTCAAGCAATAACTGGTGCGGAAGCAGCTGCTTATGCAATGAAGCAAATAGAACCTGATGTTGTTGCAGCTTATCCGATAACTCCTCAAACACCTATCGTTGAATATTACGCAAAATTCGTTGCCGATGGTCTTGTGAAAACTGAGATGATTCCTGTTGAAAGTGAGCATAGTGCCATGAGTGCTGTTGTTGGAGCAGCTGCGGCTGGTGCAAGGGCGATGACTGCCACCAGTGCTGTTGGTTTGGCTTTGATGCACGAAATTGTTTACATAGCTGCTTCCATGCGGTTGCCAGTCGTCATGCACGTTGTCAACCGCGCTTTGAGTGCCCCGCTAAACATTCACTGCGATCACAGCGATGCTATGGCAGAAAGAGATTCTGGATGGATACAGCTTTATTGTGAAAATGCGCAAGAAGTCTACGATTTGACGATTTTAGCCGTTAGACTTGCGGAGCATGAAGACGTTAGGCTTCCCGTGATGGTCAACCAGGATGGATTTATAATCTCGCACGGTGTTGAACCTGTGGAACTTTTGCCAGACGAAGTTGTGAAAGCCTTCGTTGGTGAATTGAAACCTTTGTATCCACTTCTTGACACTGATCATCCCGTCACCTACGGTTCTCTTGATCTTTACGATTACTACTTTGAGCACAAAAGGCAGCAAATAGAAGCTATGAAAAATGTGCTTAAAGTTTTCCCACAAGTTGCGGAAGAGTTTTACAAAATATCTGGTAGAAAGTACAACTTTGTTGAGCCATACAAAATGGAAGATGCTCAGTATGTGATGGTGGCTTTGGGTTCAACGAATGGTACGATCAAGTATGTGGTCGATGAGCTCAGAGAAAAAGGACACAAAGTTGGGCTTTTGAAGATATGGATGTTCAGACCGTTCCCGAAGGCGGAAATACAAAGATGGCTTACTGGAAGAAAAGCAGTTGTTGTTCTTGATAGGTCAGTTTCTTTTGGAGCTGAAGCACCGTTGTACGAAGCGATAAAATCTGCGCTTTACGAAGCTGCTTCTAGACCTTTGCTTGGTTCATTCGTTTACGGCTTGGGTGGAAGGGATATCAACCCAGATTTGATCAGATATGCATTCGAGAAAGCCATGAAACACGAACTGGTTGCAGATCAGGAAATGTACCTTGGCCTAAGAGAATAG
- a CDS encoding thiamine pyrophosphate-dependent enzyme produces MPLPIKKLAEVFTNKEIGITQGHRMCPGCAAPMVVKMVLMTAKALGYEPVVGLATGCLEVSTTVFPYTAWSVPYIHNAFENVAATISGVETAYRALKKAGKIPADKKYAFFAFAGDGGTYDIGLQSLSGALERGHKFIYVLYDNEGYMNTGNQRSGSTPPGADTTTAPVGKQIPGKLQLKKNIVEIVAGHENVYAATAVPAEPMDLMSKVEKALAFDGPAFLAILSPCVRFWRMDESKSVDITKLAVETKYWPLYEVERGVYRITRKPSSFKPVSEFVKMQGRFRLVLERPDADQIIKQLQDYVDRRWERLLALEQATKDKPIR; encoded by the coding sequence ATGCCACTGCCAATAAAAAAGCTTGCGGAAGTTTTTACGAATAAGGAGATTGGTATAACTCAAGGACACAGAATGTGCCCTGGTTGTGCGGCTCCAATGGTAGTAAAGATGGTTCTTATGACCGCAAAAGCTTTGGGCTATGAACCTGTTGTAGGACTTGCCACTGGTTGTCTTGAGGTTTCCACGACAGTCTTCCCATACACCGCGTGGTCTGTACCTTACATTCACAACGCTTTTGAAAATGTTGCAGCAACTATAAGCGGTGTGGAAACGGCTTATCGGGCTTTGAAAAAAGCTGGTAAGATTCCTGCAGACAAAAAATACGCCTTCTTTGCTTTTGCAGGTGATGGTGGAACGTATGACATAGGCTTGCAATCCCTGTCAGGTGCTTTGGAAAGAGGACACAAGTTCATATACGTGCTTTACGACAACGAAGGTTACATGAACACAGGAAACCAAAGATCTGGTTCAACACCTCCTGGTGCAGATACGACCACCGCACCGGTTGGAAAACAAATTCCAGGTAAGCTTCAGCTTAAGAAAAACATCGTTGAAATAGTAGCAGGTCACGAAAATGTCTATGCCGCGACGGCTGTGCCTGCAGAACCAATGGATCTCATGAGCAAAGTTGAAAAGGCGTTGGCGTTTGATGGTCCTGCTTTCCTTGCGATTTTAAGCCCATGTGTGAGATTTTGGAGGATGGATGAAAGCAAATCCGTTGATATAACAAAACTTGCGGTTGAAACGAAGTATTGGCCTTTGTACGAAGTTGAAAGAGGTGTGTATAGAATCACGAGAAAACCAAGCTCTTTCAAGCCTGTTTCAGAGTTCGTAAAGATGCAGGGAAGATTTAGACTTGTCTTAGAAAGACCGGATGCAGATCAAATCATTAAGCAACTTCAAGATTACGTTGACAGAAGATGGGAGAGATTGCTTGCACTTGAGCAGGCAACCAAGGACAAGCCCATACGCTGA